Sequence from the Pirellulales bacterium genome:
TCGTTTTGCAAACCACGAACCACGGAACTGGGAATGGTTTCCGCCGCCCGAGTGTTTGCTGCGCGAGCTTTCGCCAGATCGGCCTGGGCGACGGCCAGTACCGCTTGTGCATAAGCGATTTTCGCTTGCTTCCACTGGTCATTGTTTTTGTTGTCTTGGCCGGAAACGATTTTGCCCACGCCGCTGTAGGACAAGAAACACACGACCAGCAGCCCAACAAACACCCACACGATTTTTGTGTTCATGATATTTTCCTTAGCGCATTTTTAGCAGCGGCCAGGGGGGCTTCCACCAAAGGATCGCGGCCTTGCTGTAGTATTCGTTACAATTCCGGCCGGCAGGCAGCCGCAACCCGTCATATTTGTTACAAGCGATACCACTAAACCCCATGTTCGTCACAACTGCAAGCCTAGCACACTTTGCAGCCCCCAAGTTAAGACAGCGGGCCGGCACAAGCAGCGTAGACAGCGCTCGCCTGAGTGCAGAAAGCGCCGGGCAAAATGCGACGTGGACTGATTGCTATTCCACGGGTGGCAGAACGACGTGGTCCGTTGGGTGTGCGGTTGCCGCCGGTGCAAATAGGGGCTTACGACGATGCTGAACGAATTCCCAGACCGCCAGATCGACAAATTTTACGAAGTAGTACAACACGGAAATGATCACAAAATAACGAAGCACCATGAGCGCCCCGTAGTGATCGGCAATGAATGACTGAATAGCCTGATGCGCCAAACGCTGCGGTTTGGTGACAATATCCCAGGTATTCAAGCGCAAGTAACGGCCCCAGAATACCCCGATGGCACACAAAAAATTCAGGGCCAATTCCTCAAAAACAACCCATTTCCGATGATGACGCCAACGCAAGTAATTACCGACCAAGATCAGCGAGATAACATGGGCTTGGAATCCCAGAAAAATGAACAGCGCGTACTTGGGAATGACAATGTAGGCGACGCTCCATTCCGGCAGCTTCGTTTCTTCGTCGCGCACTTCATCGATGAAATGAATGATGTCGGTCAGCGTGTAGGCGGCATTCGGCAAAAACAAAATGAACGCCACAAACAGCGGCCACCACAGCCAACCTCGCTGCTGAGTGCGCCGGAACAGCCACAAAGCCAAACCCAATGGCACCAGCGCCAGAAACAGGTTCCAGCCCAAATGAAAGTGCGGCCGCAGAGCGAGATAAATCCAATCCATCATGGCACAGGCTTAATGACGAATGTCGACCAAAATGGCAAACGGAACAGATCGCGTCATTTAGCGGCTTGGATTTTTTTCAGCGCCTCTTGGGCTGCGGCACGGACTTTGGGCGATTCGGCTTCTTGGGCTGCTTTTTGCAGCGCAGGAATGGCCGATTTCGCTGCCGCCCCGATCATTCCCAAAGCCGATGCGGATTCTTCCTTTACCAACTCCCGGTCCGACTCTTCCAGCGACTTGGCTAACAACGGCACCGCCATTGTTTGCAAAGCCTTATCGGTTGGTTGGATGTGTAGCAGTGCCCAAACGCTGGCCACTTTCAAGAACTTGTCATCGCTGGTCACGTTATCGCGCAATTTCGGGATGGCAGCGGCGGCATCTGGCCCGATCTTGCCCAGCGCGTAACAGGCCGTGTAGCGGACGCGCGGTTCGTCGCTGGTCAAATGCTCAATCAACGTCGGAACAGCGGCCTTAGATGCCGGGCCGATGGCCGCTAGGGCGAATTCCACTTCGCGGCGATATTCCGGATCAGGATCCTTCATCTCCAAAATTAAAGCTGGCACGGCATCCTTTGCCTTGGGACCCAACCGCCGTAAAACTTCTACGGCTAACGCTTGCATGTCGTCGTTTTCCAGCGCTTTAATGAGTCGTGGCACCGCCGCCTCGCCTAGAGACGAAATGGCATCGACCACATTGGCACGAACGCCGGGGTCTTTGTCGGCCAATAAGTCGGCCATCGCCGACATGACTACATCCTGCGGAGCATGCAACTCCAACAATCCCCGAGCAGCAGCGCCCCGGACATGCTGGTTGTCGTCCTTAAGGCCAATGACCAACATCGAAACCGCCCGATCTACGCTCTTCCTATCTTCCGGGTTGATTTTCGCGAGCGACCAGGCGGAAATCATTCGCATGAAGTGATCGTCGCTATCCAACAACTTGGTCAAATCGGGCGTGGCTTCCTTGATGCCAATACGACCAACGGCAAACGCCGCCGCGTACTTCACAGAATTTTGAGAGTCGGAAAGCGCCTTCACCAATTGCGCGGCAGCGGGCTTAGCATCGGGCCCAATTTCGCCTAGCGCCATGATCGCTTCTCTTCGTACTGCAGGATGCCTATCCTGCGTCACACGAGCAAGCTCTGGAACTGCCTCTTTGGCTTTCGGACCTGCGTCAGCCAAGGCAATGCAGGCTGAGAATACCGCTTTGTCGTTTTTGAGTTCGCCGATGAGTACTTTGATGCCTTCATCGCCGGCATCTGCCAGCGCGTTGAGGGCGGGAACTGTGAGCGAGGGATCCATGTTGCCTTCTTCTAACGCACGCTTCAAAATCGGGATCAACGTCTCGGGCTTGAGATGGATGCCCACAATCGCGTCCATGGCCGCCCGGCGAACATCACCATTTTTGTCGGTCAACAGCGATCCTAGAGCTGGCGCTGCGGGTTGGCTGGCATCGCCAATGTCTTCTAGCGCGTTGGCCGCATATCCGCGGACCATGTCGTCGTTGCTATTCAGCGCCGTAATCAAAGCCGGCACTGCCTCTTTTGCCGCAGGGCCGATTGCACTCAAAGCGCGGGCAGCATGCCATTGCACTTTCGGATCGCCTCCAACAAGTGCCTTGATCAGCGCCGGCACGGCTGACTTGGCCGCCGGTCCCAGCGCGACAATATCGTCCGTGGCTTTTAATTGTGCAGCAGTATCGCCGGTTTCCAAAGTTTTCATCAAATTCGTGAGTTTCGGATCATCTGCAGCGATGGCCCGTCCCTCACGAATTGTTAACTGTGACAGAAGGATAAGAAGCAGCAAAGACAGCTGTACCGCCTTCCGCGAGGACATATTTCACTCCTAAGATGACCAAATGTCTGAAAAGATACAGGCAAAAATGACTGCCAGCGCCTGCGGAGTTGATTCACAAGTGCCTTCCATTATAGTATTGAAGGGCTGGCAGGATTGCAAACCACCGCTGACACAGCACTGGCTTTTAACGTCAAAATGAGGAATGTGTTTTGTCACCGAGGAATGTACCTAATAAAATGAGTGAGGCGGTATATCGCGATTAAGCACAGTTGCTACACCCAATGCCTCTTCGGAGGTTATCTATGAATCGCACAACCACGTTCGCGCTGGCTTTTGTTTTGACCGCAGTGTCTCGCGCTGCTCACGGGCAATATCCGTATTCGACATATCCCTATCCGTATTACAACGGCGGCGGTGCAAGCACCGTCGGACAAAGTTACGCCATGGGCATGGCCGATTTAGTGCGCGCTGCCGGTGACCGAAACTTGAACAATAGCCAAGCGTCCATCAATTACGAACAGGCCGATTCAATGGACCTCGATAACCAGATGAAGGGCGAACAAACCTATTTTGAAATGCGGAAGATGAACCGTTCCTATCGCAAAGCGGAGGAAAGCCCGGGCCTGACTTCTGAGGACTCCTGGCGCTATGCGCAAATGTTCTCACCCAAGCGGTTAACTTCAACGCAATTAGATCCCGTCACCGGCAAAATATATTGGCCAATGTTTTTTCAAGATCCGCGGTACACCAAGTATTGCGATGAACTCAATAATCTATTTGTGCAACGCGAAGCTTCGCATGGTGGAATCGGGTACCAATCTTACCTGGAAATTCAAAAAATTACCGATACGCTTAAAGCAGAGTTACAAAAGAATATTAATCTGTATCAGCCCAACGATTACATCTCTATGAAAAACTTCGTCGAAAGCCTGGCATATGAAGCCAAGTTGCCGGCGGTCTGATCGGACATAGAGCGGCGTTCGTTGCCGGCTGTTCTTCCGCCCGCACAATCGTTACGAACATTCTCATCGAAGTGCGGATTCTGGGGGCAGTATCAATTGCACGGTCGATGGTGTGAAAAAACAACGGCTGCGTTGTCTTTTCGCTACACGTTGCCAAAACGCATGCTACGCTTTCCAGTGAAGGAATTTATAGTTTGTCTGCGCGCACATGTTTGTTGAACCCGCGCATATTTACACGCTCCCCGTGGAGCATGGAGGCGAAAGGGGGCGACACCAACTCGAAGCTCGTTTCGCCAGCGCAGACGAAATTCGAATGAAATCCCTAAACCGTAATTTGAACGTCTTTGCTAGCCATCGATGGCTTATGCAGTTATGCGCTATCGCAATGCTCTTGGCCGGCCGGATTTCGCTCGCTCAGCAAACAGCGCCTTCGGGGCACAACTGGTTTCATTCCTCGGCCGTCGAAACGATGGAGTATCCGGGCGAAAAGCACTTTTGGAATCAGGCTGGGTTGGTGATTAGCCCAGCACGAATTCTCGCACAAGTTGGCACAGAAGTGCCAATGTTCGCGGCCGTGTGTGATGGCAAAGGGCAATTGCAGCCGTACGAGAAAGTCGAATGGATGTTAGATCAAAGCAGCGTCGGATCGCTGGTATCGGTCAACGAACCGTATCGCCCTTTCTATCTCGATTTGTTTTCGAACACACCTAAAAAAATCGACAACAGCTATGCCTGGTCGGAAACATTGCCGATCAATGTCATTCTCACTCGTGGTACACTACAAATTAACGACGACATGGTTATGCCTCGCGGCTATGCGTGGGTGACGGTTACCTCGCCGCGCGAAGGCATCAGCTACATTACCGCCTATGCCCCCGACGTGTATTCGTGGGAAGTACGGCAGAAGTCGGCGACCATTCGCTGGATCGATGCCGAATGGGTTTTTCCTGAACCCGCCTGTGTTCCCATGGGCGAACACGCCTTGCTAACGACCTGCGTGCGGCGGCATACGACCAAGGGACCGGTTAGTGATTGGATTGTAAAGTATTGCATTACCGGCGGAGCAGAAGCGACGTTCGGCCATGATGGAAGCAAATCGACAGAAATAGCCACCGATGCGGACGGCAAAGCAACGATCGAAGTAATCCCGGCTGCTGCTGCAAACGGAGCAACCTGCATTTCGATGGAGTTAATTCGTTCCGAGTGTGCGAATCCGAGTGAGCAGGAACGAATTTCGATCGCGAGTGCCGCCACCCAAGTAAGTTGGGCAATTAAAGACGGTTCAGGAGCTGCTACCACTCCTGCACCCGTCAATCAACCGTCGACTGGAGCAAGCCCCCCGCTTCCACGACCGACCTTACCGTCAACTCCGCCTCCAACTGCCCCGCCCGTCACGCCGCCCGCTACACAACCGCCACAGCCTGCCGCAAGTCCAAAAATCTCGCTCAACGTCACCGGCCCCGAAACAGCACAACCGGGAAATGATATCGAATTTGTGATGGAAGTGGCCAACCAAGGCAATGCCCCGGCCGAAAATTTAATCATTACCGATCGCTACGATCAGGGCTTGGAGCATGAATCCAAGAATAATCCGATACAACGGAAGCTGGGAACGCTCGACCCTGGAAAAACCACCAAAGTTGGAATCAAGTTCCGAGTGATTCGCGCCGGCAAGCTGTGTCATGTTGTGGATGTGATCGGTCCGACCGGCATTCACGAGACAAAAACAGTATGCGTCAATGTGACCGGTGAGCCGGCTGTTCAGCAACCTGCCATGGAACTTAACATTGCCACGCCGCAAAAATCCTACACAGTAGGCAGTCGTGTGCTCTTCACAATCGAAGTGACGAATACAGATGCCAACATTGCCGGTCACCAGATTCGGTGGGTCACTAACTTTGATCCAGCGCTGCGTGTGGAGCAGGGAACATCCGGCGCACAATGGACCAGTAACGGTGGCGTGCAGTTCACGGTCGAGAATCTTCCACCGGGAGACAAAGAGACACGGCAAATCGAATGCACTTGCATTACCCCTTCACCACATGCCTGCGGTCGTGCAACGCTTTCGAATATCAATATTGCTCATGAAGCATGCATCGAAATTCAGCCAGTGCCACCCCGCGCGGCGCCGCAGAGTAATTTGCGATTGACCGTGACGCCGCTGAATAATCCTCTGAAGTTAGGAGGCACAGAAACGTTTCGCATTACCGTAACCAATGCCGGCGCCAATCCGGAGTCCAATGTGCGGCTGGCGATTGTAGTTCCTGATTCGATGACGTATATGAATACGACGTCGGCAGTGAACGTTGCCGCCATCGATGCGCCCAATATTCGGTTCGATCCAATTCTGGAGTTACGTGCCGGCGAACCGATTATTTTCGACGTGCAATTGAAAGCGAATGGTGCAGGTGCTGCTCAATTGAACGCTCAAGTCACAAGCGTCAACCAAACGCAGCCATTGACGGCCTCAGGAACTGTGACTATTCTCGCGCAATAGGAGAGAACCCGCCAGCTTTAAAGTCCATATCGTTCCGGAAGTAACCTCATGCCGCGTTTTGTGATTTTGCGCCACGAACTTCCAGGACCCCAACGCGGTGGTGTCCATTTTGATTTCATGCTGGAGCACGACGGGATATTGCTCACGTGGGCTTTAAAAGAAGAACCGATTGTGGGACGCGAACTGCATGCTGACAGGCTCGCCAATCATCGAACCGTTTATTTGGACTACGAGGGCCCAGTTTCCAATAATCGCGGAAGTGTTTCACGCTGGGATTCGGGAAAATATGAGCTGATGGGCGCTAAGCTAGATCTAAATGTTCCGACGGAAATGGTAGTTCGTCTTCATGGCCAGCGTTTGATAGGTACGGCGCGCCTATGGCCCACGGACGTTGAATTTCAGCGCTGGAGATTCATTGTTTCCGTATGCGTTTCGGCGGAGGATGTCCGTTGCGGATCGGTAGAGGCATCTCGTCCGGAAAATTGTCCGTCAGGCAATTCGTGATCCGACGGCGTCGATTTGATGACTTCCCGGCTTGCCAATTCATGACCAATTGGCTCTCGATTGGTCAACGGTCGTTGTGCAACCGTGCTGAAAGGCTCGCCATTTTGGCTGTGCCCAGCCAAAAAAATCTCCCCGCCATTTATTTCTAGCGATTCTAAGCTTAGCGACAGTTTGTCGCCAGAAGTATCCGCCCAGGGCATAGTAATCACTAAAAGTGGATCGCCTTCAACTTGCTCCGCTTCTATCTGCAAACCAGCTTTCTTACCAGAAACAATCAAATCAGTTAGTAATCCGGCCAACGGAAGGGGCAAAAGCCCGGCCCTAGCTTTGCAAATGCGAATAGCAACCACATTCGTTTCGCGCAGATAAACTTCTGTTTCCAGTGAAACGACCGCCGTCCATCCAAACTTGCGCCAGAGAAACGCAATTTGCGCCCGATTATTTTCAATCGATACGCGGGGATCTTTAACGCTTGGCGGAAATAAATGCGGATGATTTTGCAGTACATCGTAAGCCAGCCAGCCGTTGATTTGATCAGCCGTAAATAACGCATGCCATTGTCCCGGCCGACGAAGATTGCTGGCCAGATGCGCCGCTTCTCTCAGTAACGCATCGCTTGCTTCCTTCACTGCATACTGATCGCGAACCAACGATTGATCGTAGAAGGCTGGTGATTGCTGACAGGCCCAATATGCGGCCGCGATCAATGTCGCCAAGAAAAATGCCGCGACCATTCCGAAAATCAAGCTTATTCGGATTCTTTTTGGCACAGGAAGCGCGCATCCGTAGGGTAAAGACACCCCTGCAAAAAAATGAAATCCGCCATTTCTCCTTAGAAATAGCTGATTCCAGTGGAGAGATAGTAGAAATCAGCCTGCGAACAGTCAATGCGGATCAAGCCCGTCATTAACCTGCTAGCACGTACTATTTCGCAAGCTAGGTGAGGGCTACATTCGAGCCAGATGACTCGGTCGGGCGGCTAGGCACGGCTCGTGTATCTAACTCATCACGAAGTACGACCATATCGGCCGGGGCGTCAATTCCCAATCGGACTTTATCGCCCGCCACGCGCACCACGGTGACTATAATGTCTTTTCCCAAACGAATCCGCTCGCTTTGTTTTCGAGACAATACCAACATATCCTTACCCTCCGTGAATTCTTTGTTTATGAACTTTTGTACAGTAACGCGCGCGTTCCGTCAAGGACGAAATTGCGTTCGATATTGAAGTTCGTCTTGGCGAAAGACCATTTATGCCGCGCAGGGGAGCAAAGCCGGAGCACTAGTTAATCGCGTTCGGTGAAACCGCTCCCCTGTCGAATTGTAAAACAGAATCGTGTTGCGCTCCGTTTCCCAAATTGCCGTCACTTTTACCGCTCGAGGGCCGTGCAAGCAAAAGAAAACCCCACACGGTTTGCTACCCCGCAACAAAATCCGTTCAGTCATTCGGAACGCGTCCACCTCAAGCTGATCGTGCTGGCATAAGATTCGATTGACATAGTTTCGTAATGTATCCAGGTTTTGCAGTCGCTCCATGTTTGTCAACATTGGATGCGTTGTCTCCTGTATGTGCACAACAGTAGATAAATATGGGCTACTGTGCGGATTGGATAAGCGAGGGCAACTACCGATAGATTAAGCTATCGGCAATTTGGCCAATGTTACTTCGCAGCTAGCACTCGAGTTTGTAGAAAAGCCAGAAACGTCTTTGGCGGTCTCGAGACGCAATCGCAAAAATGAATTCGCGCAACTTATTTCGGCTCACGGTTTTTCGGCTGCATATTTCGCAAAGGCTTCAGCGATGTGACCTTCTTTTTCGTCTCCCTTGTGAAAAATTACACGAAAATAAAATTTCATGGTGTCGCCGGCTTTGAGTGTTGTGCTGGCCTTAGGAAGCATCTCATCGAATACGTGTTGGCCAAACACATTGGCTGCAAACAGGCCGTAATCGCGCGTGTGCCAGCGGGTTGGGTAACCAAAGCTGGTGGGATGTTCCAGAATAGCAATTCCAAGTTTTTCTCCTTCGACAGGCCCGTGATAATCAACCCACGACGCCCGATTACCCCATACGGCTCGCTTGCACTTGGGGTCGCCAGTTGCGCCCTTGGGAAAGTCATCAGGATTCTCGTCTTCGCCGACTTTTCCCTCGTTGTTGACAAAACTCCCTCCCTGCTTGGCGTCGACACGCATGGTGTCAGGCACGCGCAATCCAAACACGCCATCCTTCTCATCGCCAAACACCACGTCACCTTCGGTAGCCTTTAGCGTGATGTCGAAATCGATGATCCGATTATCGCCATCGGTCATGCACGTAATTGTGCGCTCGTCTTCCAACAATTTTTTTCCGTTGGGATCGAGCCAATCGTTACGGGTCACAATTTTCGCGGTTGGTCCGCCGGAAACTTGCACAAACTCCTTGTGCTTGGTGGAACCCGTCGGCGGGTTGGCATGTTCTTCCCATAAATTGTTGCCGTTCACGCTTTGGTAGCTGAACCACAGCGAGCGGTGCCACGAATGGTCGTCGGAAAGGATGTCGCCTTTTGGAAGCTTGCCCCCTTTGGCCGTCTTTTCGGCATCGACTGCGGCGGTGTCCATGGGCCAAGGCCGGGTCATTGGCTTGCCCGTGGGACCAATAATCGGCCACAAGATGGGCTTTTTCCCCGATTGAATTTCGTATTTTGTGAACAACTTGCCGTCGAGATTTACAGTTACGCCGTCGGCGGTCTTATCGACCGTGAATTCCGCAGCCGAGGATTGCATGGCAATTCCACCGGCCAGAATCAATCCAACGAGACTGCTCAAAGCTCGCACTTTGTATTGGCACAAATGCATGACGAATGCTCCCAGTAGATTTTGAATTGTTTCCGGATTGTCGCCGCTTGCCGCATCGTCGGCAACTCTCACGGATGCGAGCCGCCAAACATCTCCTCTGGCCTACGGCACTAATGCTAACAGCGGCCGCGGGGCGTTTCCAGCAGGCGGTAAATACTGAGCATTACTCGGCACTATTTTTCAGCCGGCGCGGGCGCAGTTGGCTTCGCCTCCGGTGGTGAGCCCGTGACCCTGAAAACAAACAAAACACGTTGCGGGAAGGCAGGCGGCACGGATGCCGTGGCCGTCATAGGCGGCTCAGAAGCTAACGAGGCAGCCGGCGGGGAACCAACCGGCGAGTTAACAGGTGTATCGGTAGGAACGGACTGAGACGTATTCGTGGAAAGCTTGTTTTTATTTTCCGACAGTACGCCACGACCTCCGTAATCCAATTTGTCGGCGGCGCCTTCTCTTCCATCGACCGCTCCACCGCCGCCGATGCCACCCATTCCGCTGATGCCGCCAAATGTACCACCATATCCGGGTGCGCCTGCGTTGGCGTGACCGTTGCTGCTGCCGACGCCTTCTTTGACTACAGGCTGGCGCGTAACGGTCGATAATTTCTCGTCGCTGCTGAGCGGTAACATCAGCCTCACGGCATAGCTTTCTGTAGGAGATGAAGCGGCAAAGCGACGCGATCGCTCTCCTCCGACCGAACGATGTTCGCCAGTGGGCGGCTGCTCTGCTTTTAATTGCAAACCCAGCTGCGGCGTCGTCGGCGATTGCGAGCTTTGCTGTTGCTGCGGTTTCGCGGCGCCGAATCGCTCCGATTGCGCTAGATTTTCCTGCTCCAAACCTTTCCGGAAGTCGTCGGAATTGGCGGGTTGATTCGCGCTCGATCGGCTTTGATCCTGCATGCTTTGCACGGCTGGGTTTTGTGCTTCGGTCTTCTTCGCCGCGGCAAGATCGGTCGTGCCTGGCGGCGCGGCTTCATCTCGGCCCGACAAATGCAGATCACCCGTCTCCTTATCGTTGATGGTTGATTCCAAATTTCCCGGCGAAGCGACGCTCACGCCAACCGCAGAAAACAGCGCCGGCGCCTGCTGCAATCCGGCCAACATTCGTTGGATTTGCTCCGGCGAAGCCACCACATATACGGCATCAACTAATTTTGTGTCGCTCAAATCGGTTTCGGCATCCGAATCGAATGAAAAGTTATCAAGCTTCAATTCATCCCGATTCTTCGCCCGTTCGCTCAAATTTCCCTTCCGTGCGACATCCGCGCGGCTAGTTGGCGATGCGGTGCCGATCGAATAAGGCGCCGGCCGAGCAGCCGCAACGCCCGGCACAGTGGCTGTTGCACCAGGCATAGTGGCCGCGGAAGTAGAATTGGCAACGGTACCAGCATTTAGCTCACGCGAGGTTTCAGCGGGTGTGGCATCGCCGGCTTTCAACTTTTTCAGGTGCTTAAGCTCTGAGGCGTTTAAGTAAGAATTGAACGTTTGATCGGCGGGCTCCAGCCGAATGTGATTTTTGGCCAAGAGTTGCTCGAACTCACCGTTTCGGACTGCACTGGGCATCAACGACACGTTCACAATCACCAAATTGTTAGGCGCGCGGCGCAACTGGTGCGTAGCGCCCAGCGGTGCAATTGTATCGGCGGGCGTCTTGGCAAAATCGTGCTCCGCCTCGGCCAATGGCGTACTTAATGGGGCCACCGCCGATGCAGAATTCGATGGGGCGTTTAGCTTATTGCCATCCAAATTATTGCCTTTCAAAGAAAGACGATCGCCAATTGCGCCACTTAGACTCCCGCCC
This genomic interval carries:
- a CDS encoding HEAT repeat domain-containing protein; translation: MKTLETGDTAAQLKATDDIVALGPAAKSAVPALIKALVGGDPKVQWHAARALSAIGPAAKEAVPALITALNSNDDMVRGYAANALEDIGDASQPAAPALGSLLTDKNGDVRRAAMDAIVGIHLKPETLIPILKRALEEGNMDPSLTVPALNALADAGDEGIKVLIGELKNDKAVFSACIALADAGPKAKEAVPELARVTQDRHPAVRREAIMALGEIGPDAKPAAAQLVKALSDSQNSVKYAAAFAVGRIGIKEATPDLTKLLDSDDHFMRMISAWSLAKINPEDRKSVDRAVSMLVIGLKDDNQHVRGAAARGLLELHAPQDVVMSAMADLLADKDPGVRANVVDAISSLGEAAVPRLIKALENDDMQALAVEVLRRLGPKAKDAVPALILEMKDPDPEYRREVEFALAAIGPASKAAVPTLIEHLTSDEPRVRYTACYALGKIGPDAAAAIPKLRDNVTSDDKFLKVASVWALLHIQPTDKALQTMAVPLLAKSLEESDRELVKEESASALGMIGAAAKSAIPALQKAAQEAESPKVRAAAQEALKKIQAAK
- a CDS encoding PmoA family protein encodes the protein MRVADDAASGDNPETIQNLLGAFVMHLCQYKVRALSSLVGLILAGGIAMQSSAAEFTVDKTADGVTVNLDGKLFTKYEIQSGKKPILWPIIGPTGKPMTRPWPMDTAAVDAEKTAKGGKLPKGDILSDDHSWHRSLWFSYQSVNGNNLWEEHANPPTGSTKHKEFVQVSGGPTAKIVTRNDWLDPNGKKLLEDERTITCMTDGDNRIIDFDITLKATEGDVVFGDEKDGVFGLRVPDTMRVDAKQGGSFVNNEGKVGEDENPDDFPKGATGDPKCKRAVWGNRASWVDYHGPVEGEKLGIAILEHPTSFGYPTRWHTRDYGLFAANVFGQHVFDEMLPKASTTLKAGDTMKFYFRVIFHKGDEKEGHIAEAFAKYAAEKP
- a CDS encoding carbon storage regulator; translation: MLVLSRKQSERIRLGKDIIVTVVRVAGDKVRLGIDAPADMVVLRDELDTRAVPSRPTESSGSNVALT
- a CDS encoding zf-HC2 domain-containing protein; protein product: MDHSENDILISAYLDGELTGEERTRVEQLLASSGEARQLLDELRALRAGLQDLPQHRLELDFAQHVLQRAEREMADRQIASTEAVAGLATPQITIPKAQPSTSQSSMSQPSPLLPRRLPINRRGIIWSAVAVAAAVVVMVANRQAEQNRGAAEPAAEPRLAVSHSASQPIGQSEEMPALTAPAAAQPSVDQIAADRNPAEFSGGSLSGAIGDRLSLKGNNLDGNKLNAPSNSASAVAPLSTPLAEAEHDFAKTPADTIAPLGATHQLRRAPNNLVIVNVSLMPSAVRNGEFEQLLAKNHIRLEPADQTFNSYLNASELKHLKKLKAGDATPAETSRELNAGTVANSTSAATMPGATATVPGVAAARPAPYSIGTASPTSRADVARKGNLSERAKNRDELKLDNFSFDSDAETDLSDTKLVDAVYVVASPEQIQRMLAGLQQAPALFSAVGVSVASPGNLESTINDKETGDLHLSGRDEAAPPGTTDLAAAKKTEAQNPAVQSMQDQSRSSANQPANSDDFRKGLEQENLAQSERFGAAKPQQQQSSQSPTTPQLGLQLKAEQPPTGEHRSVGGERSRRFAASSPTESYAVRLMLPLSSDEKLSTVTRQPVVKEGVGSSNGHANAGAPGYGGTFGGISGMGGIGGGGAVDGREGAADKLDYGGRGVLSENKNKLSTNTSQSVPTDTPVNSPVGSPPAASLASEPPMTATASVPPAFPQRVLFVFRVTGSPPEAKPTAPAPAEK
- a CDS encoding DUF1361 domain-containing protein, with translation MMDWIYLALRPHFHLGWNLFLALVPLGLALWLFRRTQQRGWLWWPLFVAFILFLPNAAYTLTDIIHFIDEVRDEETKLPEWSVAYIVIPKYALFIFLGFQAHVISLILVGNYLRWRHHRKWVVFEELALNFLCAIGVFWGRYLRLNTWDIVTKPQRLAHQAIQSFIADHYGALMVLRYFVIISVLYYFVKFVDLAVWEFVQHRRKPLFAPAATAHPTDHVVLPPVE